A window of the Thalassospira indica genome harbors these coding sequences:
- a CDS encoding alpha/beta hydrolase has product MITDWDDAYANGDYIADAATYPEIWATQSAKFRDELSGDNRAQIDISYGNAPREKYDLFLPTGTPKGLVVFVHGGYWKAFDKSSWSHLANGAVTRGWAVSMPSYTLAPDARLSDITRQIGAAITHASDQIAGPIHITGHSAGGHLVSRMVSHTSPLSSSVLARIENTVSISGLHDLRPLLRTSMNDTLGLDEAEAEHESAALLKPALPCSITCWVGADERPEFVRQNDLLANIWTGLGARTRSVHAPDKHHFNVIADLTDPDSDLVACLLTPISAEDA; this is encoded by the coding sequence AATGGCGATTACATTGCCGATGCCGCAACCTATCCGGAAATTTGGGCGACCCAGTCGGCAAAGTTTCGCGACGAGCTCAGTGGCGACAATCGCGCCCAGATTGACATCTCATATGGCAACGCCCCCCGCGAAAAATATGATCTTTTCCTGCCGACTGGCACACCAAAGGGCTTGGTCGTGTTCGTGCATGGCGGCTACTGGAAGGCGTTTGATAAATCCAGCTGGTCGCATCTGGCGAATGGTGCAGTGACCAGGGGCTGGGCTGTCAGCATGCCAAGCTATACACTCGCCCCCGATGCACGCCTTTCCGACATTACCCGCCAGATCGGGGCTGCAATCACCCATGCCTCGGACCAGATTGCCGGTCCGATCCACATCACGGGGCATTCGGCCGGTGGCCATCTGGTCAGCCGCATGGTTAGTCACACGTCACCGCTTTCGTCCTCCGTTCTGGCACGGATCGAAAACACGGTTTCCATTTCCGGCCTTCATGATCTTCGCCCGCTGCTGAGGACCTCCATGAACGACACCCTCGGACTGGACGAGGCCGAAGCCGAACATGAAAGTGCTGCCCTTCTGAAGCCCGCCTTACCATGTTCGATCACCTGCTGGGTCGGGGCCGATGAACGCCCGGAATTTGTTCGCCAGAACGATCTGCTGGCCAATATCTGGACCGGCCTTGGCGCCCGCACGCGAAGTGTGCATGCCCCGGACAAACACCATTTCAATGTGATTGCCGATCTCACCGACCCGGATTCCGATCTCGTTGCCTGTCTGCTTACCCCCATCAGTGCAGAGGACGCATAA